From Deferrisoma camini S3R1, the proteins below share one genomic window:
- a CDS encoding type II toxin-antitoxin system Phd/YefM family antitoxin, producing MRTVGVKELKDHLSRYLQLVKSGENILVTERGRVVARILPDGQAIGTELQDLLEMAARGLVRLPGPGRDVQEFEPVEIRGQPLSSTVLEDRR from the coding sequence ATGCGAACCGTTGGGGTCAAGGAGTTGAAAGACCATTTGAGCCGGTACCTACAGCTGGTGAAGTCGGGCGAGAACATCCTGGTGACCGAGCGAGGACGCGTGGTGGCCCGGATTCTTCCCGACGGGCAGGCGATCGGTACGGAGCTTCAGGACCTGCTGGAGATGGCGGCCCGTGGGCTGGTAAGGCTCCCGGGGCCTGGGAGAGACGTTCAGGAGTTCGAACCGGTCGAGATCCGGGGCCAACCCCTTTCGTCCACAGTACTCGAGGATCGGCGGTGA
- a CDS encoding MerR family transcriptional regulator → MGQPARNGGPPPLKIGELARRVGLTPRTIRYYEDIGLLNSVRRVEGGRRIYTDDDVRRLKFIKRLKLLGLSLEEMKELEELYRTHRSNEKVLPRLLELLDHHLEEIEHRIDQLRMLQRDIEAYREHIRSKL, encoded by the coding sequence ATGGGTCAACCGGCGCGAAACGGCGGCCCCCCGCCCCTCAAGATCGGGGAGTTGGCCCGGAGGGTGGGGCTTACACCCCGCACCATCCGCTACTACGAGGACATCGGGCTCCTGAACAGCGTGCGCCGGGTGGAGGGGGGGCGCCGGATCTACACGGACGACGACGTCCGGCGGCTCAAGTTCATCAAGCGGCTCAAGCTGCTGGGACTGAGCCTGGAGGAGATGAAGGAGCTGGAGGAGCTCTACCGTACCCACCGGAGCAACGAGAAGGTGCTGCCCCGGCTCCTGGAGCTGCTGGATCACCACCTGGAGGAGATCGAGCACCGAATCGACCAGCTCCGGATGCTCCAGCGCGACATCGAGGCCTACCGCGAGCACATCCGTTCGAAGCTGTAG
- a CDS encoding acyl-CoA dehydrogenase family protein, translating into MSFDLTAEQNILRQSVREFAEKEIRPVARELDAKEEFSYELTRKMGEMGLFGIFVSPEYGGSGLDYVSYIIAVEEIARVDGSQAATVAAGNSLGIGPIYYFGSEEQKKRWLPKLCTGEMLAGFGLTEPLAGSDAGSSRTKAVLDGNEWVINGSKIFITNAATDITGVIVVQAVTGKKSDGRNELSCFLVPADAPGLTRKAMHGKMMWRSSNTAELYFDDVRLPKDAILGKKGDGFRQMLSTLDGGRLSIGAMGLGGAQGAFDLALRYAQERRQFGQPIFDFQAIQFKLADMAMEIEAARNLLYKACWLKDNGRPFGKYAAMAKLYCSEVMGRVVDAAVQIHGGYGLMQDYDVERFYRDQKLLTIGEGTSEIQRLVIARHLKD; encoded by the coding sequence CTGTCGTTCGATCTGACCGCAGAGCAGAACATCCTTCGCCAGAGCGTGCGCGAGTTCGCCGAGAAGGAGATCCGGCCGGTGGCCCGCGAGCTCGACGCGAAGGAGGAGTTCAGCTACGAGCTCACCCGGAAGATGGGTGAGATGGGGCTGTTCGGCATCTTCGTGAGCCCGGAGTACGGGGGCAGCGGGCTGGACTACGTATCGTACATCATCGCGGTGGAGGAGATCGCCCGGGTGGACGGGTCCCAGGCGGCCACCGTGGCCGCCGGGAACTCCCTGGGGATCGGCCCGATCTACTACTTCGGGAGCGAGGAGCAGAAGAAGCGTTGGCTCCCCAAGCTGTGCACCGGCGAGATGCTGGCCGGGTTCGGGCTCACCGAGCCCCTGGCCGGCTCGGACGCGGGCAGCTCCCGCACCAAGGCCGTGCTCGACGGCAACGAGTGGGTCATCAACGGTAGCAAGATCTTCATCACCAACGCGGCCACCGACATCACCGGCGTGATCGTGGTGCAGGCGGTCACGGGCAAGAAGAGCGACGGCCGAAACGAGCTCTCGTGCTTCCTGGTGCCGGCGGACGCCCCGGGGCTGACCCGAAAGGCCATGCACGGCAAGATGATGTGGCGCTCGTCCAACACGGCCGAGCTGTACTTCGACGACGTGCGGCTCCCCAAGGACGCCATCCTCGGGAAGAAGGGGGACGGGTTCCGCCAGATGCTCTCGACCCTGGACGGGGGCCGGCTGTCCATCGGGGCCATGGGGTTGGGGGGAGCCCAGGGCGCGTTCGATCTGGCCCTGCGCTACGCCCAGGAGCGCCGCCAGTTCGGCCAGCCGATCTTCGACTTCCAGGCCATCCAGTTCAAGCTGGCCGACATGGCCATGGAGATCGAGGCGGCCCGGAACCTGCTGTACAAGGCGTGCTGGCTAAAGGACAACGGCCGACCGTTCGGCAAGTACGCGGCCATGGCCAAGCTGTACTGCTCCGAGGTCATGGGCCGGGTGGTGGACGCCGCGGTCCAGATCCACGGCGGCTACGGCCTGATGCAGGACTACGATGTCGAGCGGTTCTACCGCGACCAGAAGCTCCTGACCATCGGCGAGGGCACGAGCGAGATCCAACGCCTCGTGATCGCCCGCCACCTCAAAGACTGA
- a CDS encoding type II toxin-antitoxin system VapC family toxin codes for MILYCDTSALVKRYVREAHTEAVLAAWRDAVQVASSEVACAECLAALARRRRAGDLGERDHERVRSRFLDDFRAMVRVPVGDAVNRLVARLVLEHPLRGFDAIHLASALLIKEHVRGKVVFACYDQVLAQSARAVGLRVLE; via the coding sequence GTGATCCTGTATTGCGACACCAGCGCCCTGGTGAAGCGCTACGTCCGAGAGGCCCACACGGAAGCCGTCTTGGCGGCTTGGCGCGACGCGGTCCAGGTGGCCTCCTCGGAAGTGGCCTGTGCGGAGTGTCTGGCCGCCCTGGCCAGACGCCGGAGGGCTGGGGATTTGGGCGAAAGGGATCACGAGAGGGTCCGCAGCCGATTCCTCGACGATTTTCGGGCCATGGTGCGAGTGCCCGTGGGCGACGCAGTCAATCGCCTGGTGGCCCGGCTCGTGCTGGAGCATCCTCTACGGGGGTTCGACGCCATCCACCTGGCGTCTGCCTTGCTCATCAAGGAACACGTTCGGGGCAAAGTGGTTTTCGCGTGCTACGACCAGGTACTCGCCCAGAGTGCCAGGGCGGTCGGACTTCGGGTCTTGGAGTAA